A DNA window from candidate division KSB1 bacterium contains the following coding sequences:
- a CDS encoding DNA polymerase, producing MSVSPAIQENATPLRWLFLDLNSYFASIEQELRPELRGKPVAVVPVMTDRTCCIAASYEAKAFGVKTGTLVADAKKLCPKIQLVEARHRIYVEYHHKIVQAVESCLPVAAVLSIDEMACRLIGREREIENALAFARKIKQTLREKVGSTLRCSVGLAPNRFLAKVATDLQKPDGLVVIRVQDLPAVLHPVQLQDLPGIGARMHARLLSHGIRTVRQLCALSKTEMAKIWGGIIGERFWHWLRGDDLPEIATRRRTVGHSHVLPPELRNDEDAYAVAKKLVHKAAARLRHMNYWAGVLALSIRFGWQEGWSEKISMVECQDTLTMLEALAKLWRQRPPGNPLAVGVTLLDLVPNELHNLSLFEDPRRGKLARAMDAINAKYGTDAVYFGGIHASKHAAPTRIAFSSIPELWTFEEHC from the coding sequence ATGTCTGTCTCCCCCGCCATCCAGGAAAATGCCACGCCGCTGCGCTGGTTGTTTCTCGATTTGAATTCCTACTTCGCTTCGATCGAGCAGGAGCTGCGGCCGGAGCTGCGCGGGAAACCCGTGGCCGTGGTGCCGGTGATGACCGACCGCACGTGCTGCATTGCCGCGAGCTACGAGGCCAAGGCGTTCGGTGTGAAAACCGGGACGCTCGTGGCCGACGCCAAAAAGCTCTGCCCGAAAATTCAACTGGTCGAAGCGCGGCATCGCATCTATGTCGAGTATCACCACAAAATCGTGCAGGCGGTGGAGTCCTGCCTGCCGGTGGCCGCGGTGCTGTCGATCGACGAAATGGCGTGCCGGCTGATCGGGCGGGAGCGCGAGATCGAAAATGCCCTGGCCTTTGCCCGCAAAATCAAGCAGACGCTGCGGGAAAAAGTCGGCAGCACGTTGCGCTGCTCGGTGGGCCTGGCACCCAACCGCTTTTTGGCGAAAGTCGCGACAGATTTGCAAAAGCCGGACGGACTGGTGGTGATTCGCGTGCAGGATCTGCCCGCCGTGCTTCATCCGGTGCAGTTGCAGGATTTGCCGGGCATCGGCGCACGCATGCATGCACGACTGCTCAGCCACGGCATCCGTACCGTCAGGCAACTGTGCGCACTTTCGAAAACCGAGATGGCCAAAATTTGGGGTGGCATCATCGGTGAGCGTTTTTGGCACTGGCTGCGCGGGGATGATTTGCCGGAAATCGCCACCCGCCGCCGCACGGTCGGACATTCGCATGTGTTGCCGCCGGAGTTGCGCAATGATGAAGACGCCTATGCCGTGGCGAAAAAACTCGTGCACAAGGCGGCCGCGCGTTTGCGGCACATGAATTACTGGGCGGGCGTGTTGGCGTTGAGTATCCGCTTCGGGTGGCAGGAGGGCTGGTCGGAAAAAATCAGCATGGTCGAATGCCAGGACACCTTGACCATGCTCGAGGCCCTGGCAAAGTTGTGGCGACAACGGCCGCCGGGGAATCCCCTGGCGGTGGGCGTGACCTTGCTCGATCTCGTGCCCAACGAATTGCACAATCTCTCGCTGTTCGAAGATCCCAGGCGCGGCAAGCTCGCCCGGGCGATGGATGCCATCAATGCGAAATACGGCACGGATGCCGTCTATTTCGGCGGCATTCACGCTTCCAAACACGCCGCCCCCACGCGCATTGCCTTCAGCAGTATTCCCGAGCTGTGGACGTTTGAGGAGCATTGCTGA
- a CDS encoding biotin--[acetyl-CoA-carboxylase] ligase: protein MSRRTEIPFWKPDALQALLPTRIVGRNLIIFNRITSTNDFLKRAARRGAATGSVVLADEQTAGRGRMQRPWQSPAGKGLWFSVLLRPQLAPERLGMISLAIAAVVAEVFSKFCRREFQVKWPNDVLFEGRKVCGILCETQIVQDEIEAIIAGIGVNVSQQPQDFPVELRGRATSLEQICGRPLDRQHLLLELLAALEKSLFGNLRSKLALLKAAWCSRCHDLGQHLTVTQTPMSKLKRITTGVFEGISDSGELILRLSNGTLQFFSAGEITLAREGWSPSSP from the coding sequence ATGAGCCGACGCACTGAGATCCCCTTCTGGAAGCCGGACGCCCTGCAAGCCCTGCTGCCGACGCGCATTGTCGGCCGCAATCTGATCATTTTCAACCGCATCACTTCCACCAATGATTTTCTCAAGCGCGCGGCACGGCGTGGCGCAGCCACCGGCAGTGTGGTGCTGGCGGACGAACAAACCGCGGGCCGCGGCCGCATGCAGCGGCCCTGGCAGTCGCCCGCCGGCAAGGGTTTGTGGTTCTCCGTCCTGCTGCGACCACAGCTCGCGCCCGAACGCCTCGGCATGATCTCTCTGGCGATTGCCGCAGTGGTGGCGGAGGTCTTCTCGAAGTTTTGCCGCCGGGAATTTCAGGTGAAATGGCCGAATGACGTCCTGTTCGAGGGCCGGAAGGTGTGCGGCATCCTGTGCGAAACGCAAATCGTACAGGATGAAATCGAAGCGATCATCGCCGGCATTGGTGTGAACGTTTCACAGCAGCCGCAGGATTTCCCCGTCGAACTGCGCGGTCGTGCCACTTCGCTGGAACAAATTTGCGGCCGTCCCCTCGACCGCCAGCATCTGCTGCTCGAACTGCTGGCGGCACTGGAAAAAAGCCTGTTCGGCAATCTGCGCAGCAAGCTCGCCCTGCTCAAGGCCGCGTGGTGCAGCCGCTGCCACGATTTGGGCCAGCACCTGACCGTGACGCAGACTCCCATGAGCAAGCTCAAACGCATCACCACCGGCGTATTCGAAGGCATCAGCGACAGCGGGGAGTTGATCCTGCGGCTTTCCAACGGCACGCTGCAATTCTTCTCGGCGGGCGAGATCACCCTGGCCCGCGAAGGCTGGTCGCCCTCCAGCCCCTGA
- a CDS encoding DUF1761 domain-containing protein, whose protein sequence is MPTSPVAVLVAALVYFVLGGLWYSPLMFARPWMALVGISEEQIRQKGGAGKAYAVAVLCSLIIAFVLAILVNQQTPANLFTGAQTGLMTGVGLVAMTAFTTSTFEARPLKLFLIDAGYNVVGFILAGAILGAWR, encoded by the coding sequence ATGCCAACCAGTCCTGTGGCGGTTTTGGTGGCAGCGCTGGTCTATTTTGTGTTGGGAGGTCTGTGGTATTCACCCCTCATGTTTGCCAGGCCCTGGATGGCGCTGGTGGGCATTTCAGAGGAGCAGATCCGGCAAAAGGGGGGAGCGGGAAAGGCTTATGCCGTGGCCGTTCTGTGCTCGTTGATCATCGCGTTTGTACTGGCGATTTTGGTCAACCAACAGACGCCGGCGAACCTGTTTACCGGTGCGCAAACCGGCTTGATGACCGGCGTGGGATTGGTGGCCATGACGGCATTCACCACCAGCACCTTCGAGGCCCGGCCGCTCAAGCTCTTCCTCATCGACGCCGGCTACAACGTCGTTGGTTTCATCCTCGCTGGTGCGATTCTGGGTGCGTGGCGTTAG
- a CDS encoding type III pantothenate kinase has protein sequence MLLVIDIGNTNITLGLLEQRRLHASWRLHSKNAHTSDEVWIMLKLLLESEGFGPAQIRGCALSSVVPHLTPVFEGMVQQRLRVPYVNVTSDLDTGIKILYENPRQVGADRICNAVAGYDKFGGPLVVVDFGTATTFDVVTRNAEYLGGIIAPGPETTATVLHHVSAKLPRVELEFPPSVIGRTTETSIQAGLMFGGVELIDGLNRRLKRELGEDTHIIATGGLARVFLPHLTTVARVEPALTLEGLGIIFERCAPR, from the coding sequence ATGCTTCTCGTCATTGACATCGGCAACACCAACATCACCCTCGGCCTGCTCGAACAGCGCCGCCTGCATGCAAGCTGGCGGTTGCACAGCAAGAATGCCCACACCAGCGACGAAGTCTGGATCATGCTCAAGCTGCTGCTGGAATCGGAGGGCTTTGGCCCGGCGCAAATCCGGGGCTGTGCGCTCAGCTCGGTGGTGCCGCATCTCACTCCGGTTTTCGAAGGCATGGTGCAGCAGCGCCTGCGTGTTCCCTACGTCAATGTCACATCAGATTTGGACACCGGCATCAAAATCCTCTATGAGAATCCCCGGCAGGTGGGCGCGGACCGCATTTGCAACGCGGTGGCGGGCTATGACAAATTCGGCGGGCCGCTGGTGGTGGTGGATTTCGGCACGGCCACCACTTTCGACGTGGTGACCCGAAACGCGGAGTATCTCGGCGGCATCATCGCACCGGGGCCGGAAACCACGGCGACGGTGTTGCATCACGTTTCGGCCAAGCTGCCGCGCGTGGAACTGGAATTCCCGCCGAGCGTGATCGGCCGCACCACCGAGACCAGCATTCAGGCGGGCTTGATGTTCGGGGGGGTGGAGTTGATCGACGGCCTCAACCGCCGCCTGAAGCGCGAGCTGGGCGAGGACACGCACATCATCGCCACCGGCGGGCTGGCGCGCGTGTTTCTGCCTCATCTCACCACAGTGGCGCGCGTCGAGCCGGCTTTGACCCTGGAAGGTTTGGGAATTATCTTCGAGCGCTGTGCCCCGCGGTAG
- a CDS encoding methylmalonyl-CoA mutase family protein: MKTDADIELKNLYTAADVPAAPEPAGEYPFTRGIFAEMYRARLWTMRQYSGYATAEDTNARFHYLLSQGQTGLSTAFDLPTQMGYDSDHKLADGEVGRVGVAISSLEDMERLFAGIRLDQVTTSMTINATAAILLALYIAVAKKQNADLKAISGTVQNDILKEYIARATYIFPPAPSLRLVTDMFEFCSQHLPKWNPISISGYHIREAGSDAVQEVAFTFANAIEYVRHAVRRGLDVNVFGPRLSFFFNSHNHFFEEIAKFRAARRLWARIMKERFGATNPRAMMLRFHTQTAGSTLTAQQPDNNIVRVTLQALAAVLGGTQSLHTNSRDEALALPTEESVMIALRTQQIIAYESGVPAVTDPLGGSYLVESLTNEIARRAENYIEKIEALGGAVAAIEAGYFQEEISRRAWEYQQAVERGEKIIVGVNKFQVKEEKKIDLLRVDPRIQAQQIQRLAALRRRRDHARVSELRQHLEAAARGRDNLMPYIIACVEGDVTLGEIADSLREVFGRYQAK, encoded by the coding sequence ATGAAAACCGACGCCGATATCGAACTCAAAAATCTCTATACCGCCGCCGATGTTCCAGCGGCGCCGGAGCCTGCCGGCGAATACCCTTTCACCCGCGGCATCTTTGCAGAAATGTACCGCGCCCGGCTGTGGACCATGCGCCAATACAGCGGCTATGCCACGGCGGAGGACACCAATGCCCGTTTTCACTATCTCCTGTCGCAAGGCCAAACCGGCCTCTCCACCGCCTTTGATCTGCCCACTCAAATGGGCTATGATTCCGACCACAAGCTGGCCGACGGCGAGGTGGGCCGGGTGGGGGTGGCGATCTCGAGTCTGGAGGACATGGAGCGGCTGTTCGCCGGCATTCGTCTCGACCAGGTCACGACCTCGATGACGATCAACGCCACCGCCGCGATTTTGCTGGCGCTTTACATTGCGGTGGCGAAAAAACAAAATGCGGATTTGAAGGCCATCAGCGGCACGGTGCAGAACGACATTTTGAAGGAGTACATCGCACGCGCCACCTACATCTTCCCGCCCGCCCCCTCACTGCGCCTGGTCACCGACATGTTCGAGTTTTGCTCGCAACATCTCCCCAAATGGAATCCCATCTCGATCAGCGGCTATCACATCCGCGAAGCCGGCTCGGATGCCGTGCAGGAGGTGGCGTTCACTTTCGCCAATGCCATTGAATACGTGCGCCATGCGGTGCGGCGCGGGCTGGATGTCAATGTCTTCGGACCGCGGCTTTCCTTCTTTTTCAACAGCCACAACCATTTCTTCGAGGAAATCGCCAAATTTCGCGCGGCGCGGCGGCTGTGGGCGCGGATCATGAAAGAACGCTTTGGCGCGACCAACCCGCGGGCCATGATGTTGCGGTTTCACACGCAAACCGCCGGTTCCACCCTCACCGCCCAGCAACCCGACAACAACATCGTGCGCGTGACCCTGCAGGCTTTGGCTGCCGTGCTGGGCGGCACGCAATCCCTGCACACCAACTCCCGCGACGAAGCCCTGGCACTGCCCACCGAGGAGTCGGTGATGATCGCACTGCGCACCCAGCAGATCATCGCCTATGAAAGCGGCGTGCCGGCAGTCACCGACCCGCTGGGCGGCAGCTACCTGGTCGAAAGTCTTACCAATGAAATCGCGCGCCGCGCCGAAAACTATATCGAGAAAATCGAAGCCCTGGGCGGTGCCGTTGCCGCCATCGAGGCGGGTTATTTCCAGGAGGAAATCAGCCGGCGCGCATGGGAATATCAGCAGGCCGTCGAACGCGGCGAAAAAATCATCGTGGGCGTCAACAAATTTCAGGTGAAGGAGGAAAAGAAGATCGATCTCCTGCGCGTCGATCCCCGCATTCAAGCGCAGCAGATCCAGCGCCTCGCGGCGCTGCGCCGCCGCCGTGACCATGCCAGGGTCAGCGAGCTGCGGCAGCATCTGGAAGCGGCAGCCAGGGGCAGGGACAACCTCATGCCCTACATCATTGCCTGCGTCGAGGGCGATGTGACCCTGGGAGAAATTGCGGACTCGTTGCGCGAGGTGTTTGGCAGATATCAGGCAAAATAG
- a CDS encoding ABC transporter permease — MIDLFRKVGAAVFNFLFHVGSFGKLMYRTLIAFADVRTWAGLVAEQMMKIGVQSLPVVAYISMFMGMVTALQAIRQFTQTVPLYITGTVVEKAVMQELASAMTALVLAGRVGAAIAAEIGTMKVTEQIDALEAMAFNPVAYLVVPRLIAGMVMLPALAAFAALIAMVSGWLTAVSLADITTFEFFKGAKQYANWRDFALPISKSLLFGASIIMVACYQGFNARQGAEGVGSAATKAAVAACLMILTLDFVMATVILA; from the coding sequence ATGATTGACCTGTTCCGGAAAGTCGGGGCCGCGGTCTTCAACTTCCTGTTCCATGTCGGCAGTTTCGGCAAGCTGATGTATCGCACGCTCATCGCCTTTGCCGACGTGCGCACCTGGGCAGGGCTGGTGGCCGAACAGATGATGAAGATCGGCGTCCAATCCCTGCCCGTCGTCGCCTACATTTCGATGTTCATGGGCATGGTGACGGCCTTGCAGGCAATCCGCCAGTTTACCCAAACCGTACCCCTGTATATCACCGGCACGGTGGTGGAGAAGGCCGTGATGCAGGAGCTGGCCTCGGCCATGACAGCGCTGGTGCTCGCCGGACGCGTGGGCGCGGCCATCGCCGCGGAAATCGGCACGATGAAGGTGACCGAACAGATCGACGCACTGGAGGCCATGGCCTTCAATCCGGTGGCCTATCTGGTGGTGCCGCGCCTGATCGCCGGCATGGTGATGCTGCCGGCACTGGCCGCTTTTGCCGCCCTCATCGCCATGGTATCGGGCTGGCTTACCGCTGTTTCACTCGCCGACATCACGACCTTCGAGTTCTTCAAGGGAGCCAAGCAATATGCCAACTGGCGCGATTTCGCCCTGCCGATTTCCAAATCGCTTCTGTTCGGTGCTTCCATCATCATGGTGGCCTGCTACCAGGGCTTCAATGCCAGGCAGGGCGCGGAGGGCGTGGGCAGCGCCGCCACCAAGGCGGCGGTGGCGGCATGTCTGATGATTCTGACTCTGGATTTTGTCATGGCCACCGTCATCCTGGCATGA
- a CDS encoding ABC transporter ATP-binding protein, which yields MIVIENLQKRFDDLPVLRGVNLTLEDGCTTAIIGGSGCGKSVLLKHIIGLLKPDRGSILVDGEDIPRLPYPRLVEVRKKIGMVFQGSALFDSMTIEENMAMGLIRHTKLNSREIKDRIAEALAMVGLAGVEKKFPAELSGGMKKRAAIARALAMKPQFLLYDEPTTGLDPPRADSINQVIFDLNQQLGVTSVVVTHDMHSVYRVAHKVAMLHEGRIHFYGTPAELAQSDEPAVLEFLESARGHEWLKRDAA from the coding sequence ATGATTGTCATAGAAAATTTGCAGAAACGTTTTGATGACCTGCCGGTTTTGCGCGGCGTGAACCTGACGCTCGAAGATGGCTGCACCACCGCGATCATCGGGGGCAGCGGTTGCGGCAAATCTGTCCTGCTCAAACACATCATCGGCCTGCTGAAACCGGACCGCGGCTCCATACTGGTGGACGGTGAGGATATTCCACGGCTTCCCTATCCCCGCCTCGTCGAAGTTCGCAAGAAGATTGGCATGGTGTTTCAGGGCTCGGCCCTGTTCGATTCCATGACCATCGAGGAAAACATGGCGATGGGCTTGATCCGCCATACCAAACTGAACAGTCGCGAAATCAAGGACCGTATCGCGGAGGCACTGGCCATGGTTGGTCTGGCGGGCGTGGAGAAGAAGTTCCCCGCCGAGCTGAGCGGCGGCATGAAAAAGCGGGCGGCGATCGCGCGCGCACTGGCCATGAAACCGCAGTTTCTGCTCTACGACGAACCCACCACCGGCCTCGACCCGCCGCGTGCGGATTCCATCAACCAGGTGATCTTCGATTTGAACCAGCAGCTCGGGGTGACCTCGGTGGTGGTGACTCACGACATGCACAGCGTCTACCGCGTCGCCCACAAGGTCGCCATGCTGCACGAGGGCCGGATTCACTTCTATGGCACGCCCGCGGAGCTGGCGCAAAGCGATGAGCCCGCGGTGCTGGAATTTCTGGAGAGCGCGCGCGGGCACGAATGGCTGAAGCGGGATGCCGCGTGA
- a CDS encoding MlaD family protein has product MRRWTNEVVVGAMILIAIAIGIYGYIFLRDIPVRQHGFEINIIFNNVTGLEKNDAITVGGYKVGRILDMRLEQGHVIVRAWLNGQTPFSRDSRCAIRSIGMIGEKYIDLMPGSSPELLQEDDTIVGEYISDLADAGGGMNDIMAETRALLQRLNAAMDSAFDRSAQRAISATLINMESISNKINANLDKDRRHLSNTIARFDSISRELRAFWQTNNASVDSIINNVNAGTANLPVIIAKLDSAVTTAQKLLAMVENRQGAVGKAIHDAELYDKFNHTLEEANRLLEDINKNPSKYLQFSVFRF; this is encoded by the coding sequence ATGCGGCGATGGACAAATGAAGTAGTCGTGGGTGCGATGATCCTGATCGCGATCGCGATCGGCATCTACGGATACATTTTCCTGCGCGACATACCCGTCCGGCAGCACGGGTTCGAGATCAACATCATTTTCAACAACGTCACCGGTCTCGAAAAAAACGATGCCATCACGGTGGGGGGATACAAGGTCGGGCGCATCCTCGATATGCGGCTGGAACAGGGCCACGTCATCGTACGCGCCTGGCTCAACGGCCAGACCCCTTTCAGCCGGGACTCGCGCTGCGCCATTCGCAGCATCGGCATGATCGGGGAAAAATACATCGATTTGATGCCCGGCAGCTCCCCGGAATTGCTCCAGGAGGATGACACCATTGTCGGGGAATACATCAGCGACCTTGCCGATGCCGGCGGCGGCATGAACGACATCATGGCCGAAACCAGGGCCCTATTGCAGCGCCTGAATGCCGCGATGGACTCGGCTTTCGACCGCTCTGCCCAGCGCGCTATTTCCGCCACCCTGATCAACATGGAAAGCATCTCCAACAAGATCAATGCCAACCTTGACAAAGACCGCCGCCACTTGAGCAACACTATCGCCCGCTTCGACAGCATTTCGCGCGAGCTGCGTGCCTTCTGGCAAACCAACAACGCCTCCGTCGACAGCATCATCAACAACGTGAACGCCGGCACCGCCAACCTGCCGGTCATCATCGCCAAACTCGACAGCGCCGTGACCACCGCGCAAAAATTGCTGGCAATGGTGGAGAACCGCCAGGGCGCGGTGGGCAAAGCCATACATGACGCAGAGCTGTACGACAAATTCAACCACACCCTCGAAGAAGCCAATCGCCTGCTGGAAGATATCAACAAGAACCCCTCGAAATACCTGCAATTCAGCGTCTTCCGCTTCTGA
- a CDS encoding sterol desaturase family protein has product MAKRFISNKDETARLFQSDFLEFFTHVHFTVPLFLYVPVVLYLLYHAALHTPISLAAGSGLFVLGVFLWTLTEYLLHRFVFHYQPKSQWGQKLHFLFHGIHHNYPNDSTRLVMPPVVSIPLAVLFGVLFRMILGPVFFAPLFSGYLVGYLCYDMIHYATHHFSLKSRAGLWLKHHHMRHHFQNENRGYGVSTPLWDYVFGTMPLAKQQSPAPANLSKSVN; this is encoded by the coding sequence ATGGCAAAGCGTTTCATATCCAACAAAGATGAAACGGCGCGGCTTTTTCAGAGCGATTTTCTCGAATTTTTTACCCATGTCCATTTCACCGTGCCGCTGTTTCTCTACGTTCCCGTCGTGCTTTACTTGTTGTATCACGCCGCGTTGCACACCCCAATTTCGCTGGCGGCCGGCAGCGGCCTGTTTGTCCTGGGTGTGTTTCTGTGGACGCTGACCGAGTATCTTTTGCACCGCTTCGTTTTTCACTATCAACCCAAATCGCAATGGGGCCAAAAGCTGCACTTTTTGTTCCATGGCATTCATCACAACTATCCCAATGACTCCACCCGCCTGGTGATGCCGCCGGTGGTAAGCATCCCGCTGGCGGTGCTGTTCGGTGTTTTGTTCCGGATGATCTTGGGCCCCGTCTTTTTCGCGCCGCTGTTTTCCGGCTATCTGGTGGGCTATCTGTGCTATGACATGATCCACTATGCCACGCACCATTTTTCCCTGAAAAGCCGGGCGGGCCTGTGGCTCAAGCATCATCACATGCGGCACCATTTCCAGAATGAAAACCGCGGCTACGGCGTCAGCACGCCGTTGTGGGATTATGTCTTTGGCACCATGCCGCTCGCCAAACAGCAGTCCCCGGCACCGGCGAATCTCTCGAAAAGCGTGAATTGA
- the dacB gene encoding D-alanyl-D-alanine carboxypeptidase/D-alanyl-D-alanine-endopeptidase, translating into MAKFYNLPWPLIALAALSLLGCAAGIRLQENDTHPVAALRRRLDALLADSALARTTAGVKIVSLQTGEVLYERNAHLLFHPASNQKLLTAAAALKLLGPAFTFNTSLVCDSAALHESVIAGDLYLVGRGNPDLTTNDLLSLAHALAQRGIREIRGNLLCDDYYFDEVRWGAGWMWDDDYERFTALTVNDNLVRLTVSPAAKVGDVAQVEVVPNTPHTTIVNTSVTTASTAQSDSLRLPALAVTRRAANVLVVEGALARDAQPRTFTCTVVEPEIFAGQILRGLLQQLGIKCHGGVQRGLHPARAVTLAEHRAPLLPVLINLNKISDNLSAELMLKVVAAEVAGRPGTAEKGMQVIRRFLASAQVDTNALHLADGSGVSRYNLITPEEIVKLLSAMWRDFSVRNEFLATLPIAGVDGTLANRMKGTAAEGLLRAKTGSLTGVSSLSGYATTAEGEEIAFAMMMQHFLGSAGGVRRVQDRIAAEMCGLRRRGALPAK; encoded by the coding sequence ATGGCAAAATTTTACAATCTGCCGTGGCCACTCATTGCGCTGGCCGCGCTCAGCCTGCTGGGCTGCGCCGCCGGGATCCGATTGCAGGAAAATGACACCCATCCCGTCGCCGCCCTGCGGCGCCGCCTCGACGCCCTGCTCGCTGATTCCGCCCTCGCGCGCACCACGGCAGGCGTGAAAATTGTGTCCCTGCAAACCGGCGAGGTGCTGTACGAACGCAACGCGCATTTGCTGTTCCATCCCGCTTCCAATCAAAAGCTGCTCACCGCGGCGGCGGCGTTGAAACTGCTCGGCCCGGCCTTCACATTCAACACCAGTCTGGTCTGTGACTCCGCCGCCCTGCACGAGAGCGTCATTGCAGGTGATCTTTATCTCGTCGGCCGGGGCAATCCTGATTTGACGACGAATGATTTGTTGAGCCTGGCGCATGCGCTGGCACAGCGGGGTATTCGCGAGATTCGCGGCAATTTGCTGTGCGACGATTATTATTTTGACGAGGTGCGCTGGGGTGCCGGCTGGATGTGGGATGATGATTACGAGCGCTTCACGGCGCTGACGGTAAATGACAACCTGGTGCGGCTAACCGTCTCGCCGGCAGCGAAAGTGGGTGACGTGGCACAGGTTGAGGTCGTCCCGAACACGCCCCACACAACCATCGTCAACACCAGCGTGACAACGGCCAGCACGGCGCAGAGCGATTCCCTGCGCCTGCCGGCTCTTGCGGTGACACGGCGTGCGGCGAATGTGTTGGTGGTGGAGGGTGCGCTGGCGCGCGATGCGCAACCGCGCACCTTCACCTGCACCGTGGTGGAACCCGAAATTTTTGCGGGGCAAATCCTGCGCGGGCTGTTGCAGCAACTTGGCATCAAATGCCACGGCGGCGTGCAGCGCGGCTTGCACCCGGCGAGGGCGGTGACGCTCGCCGAGCATCGTGCGCCGCTGCTGCCGGTGCTGATCAATCTCAACAAGATTTCGGATAATCTGAGTGCCGAATTGATGTTGAAAGTGGTGGCGGCGGAGGTTGCCGGCCGGCCGGGCACGGCTGAGAAGGGCATGCAGGTGATTCGCCGGTTTCTGGCCAGCGCCCAGGTTGATACTAATGCGTTGCATTTGGCGGACGGCTCGGGAGTGTCGCGCTACAATCTCATCACGCCGGAAGAAATCGTGAAGCTGCTGAGCGCGATGTGGCGGGATTTTTCGGTGCGCAACGAGTTTCTGGCCACCCTGCCGATTGCGGGTGTGGATGGCACATTGGCGAATCGCATGAAAGGTACGGCGGCGGAGGGCCTCCTGCGCGCGAAAACCGGCAGCTTGACCGGGGTGAGTTCCCTCTCAGGTTATGCGACAACGGCGGAAGGCGAAGAAATCGCGTTCGCGATGATGATGCAGCATTTTCTGGGTTCCGCCGGCGGCGTGCGGCGGGTGCAGGATCGAATTGCAGCGGAGATGTGCGGGTTGAGACGCCGCGGCGCACTCCCAGCAAAATGA
- a CDS encoding cold-shock protein, whose protein sequence is MPRGRVKWFNENKGYGFIEQLDGGEDVFVHFSVIQMEGFRTLPQGAEVEFECVQGEKGLQATKVIKL, encoded by the coding sequence ATGCCACGCGGCCGGGTCAAGTGGTTCAACGAGAACAAGGGGTATGGTTTCATCGAACAGCTTGACGGAGGGGAGGACGTTTTCGTGCATTTTTCCGTGATCCAGATGGAAGGCTTCCGGACGCTGCCGCAAGGGGCGGAGGTCGAATTCGAGTGTGTGCAGGGGGAAAAGGGATTGCAGGCGACGAAAGTCATCAAGCTGTGA
- the xerD gene encoding site-specific tyrosine recombinase XerD: MSTALGNYLAEFLDYLRAEKHLAKNTIISYGFDLRRYTAFLAERGITTPNQVTVGDIRTLLAELTQLGLATTSIGRQLAAIRMFHRYLVGEKYCDHDPAEPISLPRQSQKVPRVLDITDIEQLLRQPDVSTALGVRDRALLEFLYATGARVSEAVELGMDDLFLAQRFVRLFGKGQKERLVPIGEVAVKWLQEYFTHIRPRLIRRRRMQEKVFVNARGGKLSRMGVWKILRGHLQAAGITKPASPHTIRHSFATHLLEGGADLRAVQEMLGHASLATTQIYTHLDRAYLKEVHRQFHPRERHFEATGK; the protein is encoded by the coding sequence TTGAGCACCGCCCTGGGAAATTACCTCGCTGAGTTTCTCGATTACCTGCGCGCCGAGAAGCACCTCGCCAAGAACACCATCATTTCCTACGGTTTCGATCTGCGCCGTTACACGGCTTTTCTCGCCGAACGTGGCATCACCACCCCCAATCAGGTCACCGTCGGCGATATCCGCACACTGCTCGCCGAATTGACACAACTGGGGCTGGCCACCACCAGCATCGGCCGGCAGCTCGCTGCCATTCGCATGTTTCATCGCTATCTCGTTGGCGAGAAGTATTGCGACCATGATCCGGCGGAGCCCATTTCGCTGCCGCGCCAAAGCCAAAAAGTTCCCCGCGTCCTGGACATCACCGACATCGAACAATTGCTGCGGCAGCCGGACGTCAGCACCGCGCTCGGCGTGCGCGATCGCGCCCTGCTGGAGTTTCTTTATGCCACGGGCGCGCGGGTGTCCGAAGCCGTCGAGCTTGGCATGGACGATCTCTTCCTGGCGCAGCGGTTCGTGCGTCTCTTTGGCAAGGGCCAAAAGGAGCGCCTGGTGCCCATCGGCGAGGTCGCGGTCAAGTGGCTGCAGGAGTACTTCACGCATATCCGCCCGCGTCTGATTCGACGACGCCGGATGCAGGAGAAAGTCTTTGTCAACGCGCGCGGCGGCAAGCTCTCGCGCATGGGCGTGTGGAAAATTCTGCGCGGCCATCTGCAGGCGGCCGGCATCACCAAGCCCGCCTCGCCGCACACCATTCGGCATTCCTTTGCCACCCATCTGCTGGAGGGCGGGGCGGATCTGCGCGCGGTGCAGGAGATGCTCGGCCATGCCAGTCTCGCCACCACCCAGATCTACACGCATCTCGACCGCGCCTATTTGAAGGAAGTTCACCGACAGTTTCATCCGCGCGAACGCCATTTTGAGGCTACAGGTAAATAA